The Streptomyces sp. NBC_00569 genomic sequence CACGCCGTTGCAGCCGAGCCGCAGCACCCGGTCCCGCTGCCGCGGCGAGTTCACGGTGTGCGCCCACACCCGCGGGATCCCGGACCGCGCGGCCCGTACGAGATCGGCGTCACGCGCCTGGTAGTCCACGTCGAGCAGGTCGACGAACCGGGCCCAGCGCGCCGGGTGGTCCGTGCGCATCTGGACCTTCGAGCGCCACAGCTGTGCCATGAGGCCCATGTCGTGGGCGCGCAGGGCGACGGCGGGGTCGTTGGAGTTCACGAACACCGACCTGACCAGGCCCCGGCGTCGGATCATCGCGGCGAGCCCGTCCAGGCTCCGCGGGTCCTTCGCCTCCAGGGTCAGCACGATGCGCCCGCCCAGGCGGTCGAGGACCTCGTCGGCCGTCGGCAGCGGCTCGGCGTGCCAGCGGCCCGGCAGCGAGGCCTTCGGGCGCATCCGCACGCGCGTCCACTGCCGCGCGTCGAGTCTGTCCACGGGGCCCGACGTGTACGTCGTGCGGTCCAGGGTCGGGTCGTGCATCACCACGATCGTGCCGTCGCGCAGCATCCGCGTGTCGAAGTCGAGGACCTGCGCGGTACCGCGAGCGTAGGCGGCCGTCAGGCCCGACATGCTGTTCTCCGGGACCTCCAGGGCGCCGCCGCGGTGCGCCGTGTAGACGATGCCGTGGAGGCTGGCGACGGTCAGGGGGCCGGAGTCCCACTCGAGGGGGGCGAGGGTCGGCGGGGCGAGGGCCAGGAGCCCGCCGAGGCCCGTCAGCGCAATCCGTGTGACCATGCCGACCACGGTAGGCAGGCAAATCACCGTAAACCCGCTAATGACACCCGATTATCTTCTGCGTCTCGTGTCGCTCCGTATCGCCCCGGGTACCCCGGATGTGGACAGTGGCCACCCGCGGCGCAGGATGGTGCGACCATGGGACATGCTTCTCGGTACTACGGCGAGGTGAGGGGATTGATGGGCGCGGAGTTCGGCCGCCG encodes the following:
- a CDS encoding glycerophosphodiester phosphodiesterase, with the translated sequence MVTRIALTGLGGLLALAPPTLAPLEWDSGPLTVASLHGIVYTAHRGGALEVPENSMSGLTAAYARGTAQVLDFDTRMLRDGTIVVMHDPTLDRTTYTSGPVDRLDARQWTRVRMRPKASLPGRWHAEPLPTADEVLDRLGGRIVLTLEAKDPRSLDGLAAMIRRRGLVRSVFVNSNDPAVALRAHDMGLMAQLWRSKVQMRTDHPARWARFVDLLDVDYQARDADLVRAARSGIPRVWAHTVNSPRQRDRVLRLGCNGVISDAPGLLTRTPSDVRVRVSGG